The genome window TGCTTCTTCAAACCCTTCGAGAAGAACTTCGCTCCAAACATAACTACAAAGTTCTATTTGAATATGTGATGCTTGCAGGAGTTAACGACAGGTCAGCAAGTCTTTTCCCTTGGTGCTAATTAACGTTTTTATTTCTCCCATACTGGTTTCTTGTGTCtgaaattattagaaaatgtgtattatctttttcctttgttttgatttattgtatttatttattttctgttttgcAGCCTTGAGGATGCAAGGAGGCTAATTGATCTTGTTCAGGGCATTCCTTGCAAGGTCAATCTTATATCGTTTAATCCCCATTGTGGATCCCAGTTTAAGCCAACCAGTGAAGAGAAAATAATTGAGTTCCGAAATATTTTGGCGGAA of Vitis vinifera cultivar Pinot Noir 40024 chromosome 17, ASM3070453v1 contains these proteins:
- the LOC100258648 gene encoding uncharacterized protein LOC100258648 — translated: MPINRKYNLSLLLQTLREELRSKHNYKVLFEYVMLAGVNDSLEDARRLIDLVQGIPCKVNLISFNPHCGSQFKPTSEEKIIEFRNILAEAGCIVFLRPSRGDDQMAACGQLGKPGQVQAPLLQVPAKFQSALT